In one window of Kitasatospora sp. MMS16-BH015 DNA:
- a CDS encoding DUF5819 family protein, with translation MEPRVWSRPAKAVLGVGGAGLVLGTLAFLAALFLHVAPANVLSQRYQAQVDAVVYPEFEQNWRLFAPNPVQQDQHLDARVQTIAAGRITTREWVDLTAQDYAAVRHDPAPGHVAQNLLRRAWDFYASTHPSGDGPADEERGRLAEEYLKRAGLARIGAVAAGERVLQVEFRLRTAAIGPPAWSREDPSAAVPDRVLPWWPVDGTDLRGLG, from the coding sequence GTGGAGCCACGGGTCTGGTCCCGCCCGGCGAAGGCGGTGCTCGGGGTCGGCGGAGCCGGGCTGGTGCTCGGCACGCTGGCGTTCCTGGCGGCGCTGTTCCTGCACGTCGCGCCCGCCAACGTGCTCTCGCAGCGCTACCAGGCGCAGGTCGACGCGGTGGTCTACCCCGAGTTCGAGCAGAACTGGCGGCTCTTCGCGCCCAACCCCGTGCAGCAGGACCAGCACCTGGACGCCCGGGTGCAGACCATCGCCGCCGGGCGGATCACCACCCGGGAGTGGGTGGACCTGACGGCGCAGGACTACGCGGCCGTCCGGCACGATCCGGCGCCCGGGCACGTGGCGCAGAACCTGCTCCGGCGGGCCTGGGACTTCTACGCCTCCACCCACCCCTCGGGTGACGGCCCGGCCGACGAGGAGCGCGGCCGGCTGGCCGAGGAGTACCTGAAGCGGGCCGGGCTGGCCCGGATCGGGGCGGTGGCGGCCGGGGAGCGGGTGCTCCAGGTGGAGTTCCGGCTGCGGACGGCCGCGATCGGGCCGCCGGCCTGGAGCCGGGAGGACCCGTCCGCGGCCGTGCCGGACCGGGTGCTGCCCTGGTGGCCGGTGGACGGGACCGACCTGCGGGGGCTCGGATGA
- a CDS encoding HTTM domain-containing protein, producing MRLRQAVGVFLGRPVGRYQAAVLRIGFGLAWAAYLLREWPERRVLYGDRSPWSEELAGRLLAQTHAFTVLPWQHGRLWAELVYHLAILAALLLALGWRTRASAALFAVTVLSLQNRDVLIGDGGDNLVHLMALYLLTVRCSLVWSLDARRLRRTGRSGAVWLWAGLGAALALLEPGPRAGWWLWVLWAVAGLWWAVDRWWPTGEPRAVLDALATMLHNCGMPVIAVQVVLVYATAGWYKVQGSRWQDGTALYYPLHLGYFTPWPALSGAVAALLPVVFLLSYGTVLLQVAFPFTLANRRLKNVLLVVVMAEHLGIAVLLGLPFFSLAMLAADAVFLPTAWLLGAERRIGQWTRSWRAQAVS from the coding sequence ATGAGGCTCCGTCAGGCGGTCGGGGTGTTCCTCGGACGGCCGGTGGGCCGCTACCAGGCGGCCGTGCTGCGGATCGGCTTCGGGCTGGCCTGGGCCGCGTACCTGCTGCGCGAGTGGCCCGAGCGGCGGGTGCTGTACGGCGACCGCTCGCCCTGGTCCGAGGAGTTGGCCGGGCGGCTGCTCGCGCAGACGCACGCCTTCACCGTGCTCCCGTGGCAGCACGGGCGGCTCTGGGCGGAGCTGGTCTACCACCTGGCGATCCTGGCCGCGCTGCTGCTCGCGCTCGGCTGGCGGACCAGGGCCAGTGCGGCGCTGTTCGCCGTCACCGTGCTCTCGCTGCAGAACCGGGACGTGCTGATCGGGGACGGCGGCGACAACCTCGTCCACCTGATGGCCCTGTACCTGCTGACGGTGCGTTGCTCGCTGGTCTGGTCGCTGGACGCCCGGCGGCTGCGGCGGACCGGCCGGAGCGGGGCGGTCTGGCTCTGGGCCGGGCTCGGGGCGGCGCTCGCGCTGCTGGAGCCCGGGCCGCGGGCCGGGTGGTGGCTCTGGGTGCTCTGGGCGGTGGCGGGGCTCTGGTGGGCGGTGGACCGGTGGTGGCCGACGGGCGAGCCGCGGGCCGTGCTGGACGCGCTGGCCACCATGCTGCACAACTGCGGGATGCCGGTGATCGCCGTCCAGGTGGTGCTGGTGTACGCCACGGCCGGTTGGTACAAGGTGCAGGGCTCGCGCTGGCAGGACGGCACCGCGCTCTACTACCCGCTGCACCTGGGCTACTTCACCCCCTGGCCCGCCCTCTCCGGGGCGGTGGCCGCGCTGCTGCCGGTGGTCTTCCTGCTCAGCTACGGCACCGTGCTGCTCCAGGTGGCCTTCCCGTTCACCCTGGCCAACCGGCGGCTCAAGAACGTGCTGCTGGTGGTGGTGATGGCCGAGCACCTGGGGATCGCGGTGCTGCTCGGGCTGCCGTTCTTCTCGCTGGCGATGCTGGCGGCCGACGCGGTCTTCCTGCCCACGGCCTGGCTGCTGGGCGCCGAGCGGCGGATCGGGCAGTGGACGAGGTCGTGGCGGGCGCAGGCCGTAAGCTGA
- a CDS encoding FUSC family protein: MSWSAALGATVKAGLHLDRRLTSPKRALRGAVAVAVVVFPALALAGPAAATSAAMGAFIAGTATFQRSFRPRVSLAVAAGIGLGVSTFLGYLAVGVPGAFPVLLAVWAFGAGMAWSIGPSSGVVAANTLSVMLVVVQLPVSVPTALGHGLLCALGGAVQALVVTVWPMDSWRAQRDALADTYASLADYARRLRQDPTAHVDPEPFILARQAATLTPWQARHRPPELAGLRGIAERVRPALAALADPKVGAPEEGPQRDRAREVLAASAEALDSLARAIRHAEPLRATRSAPALTLLAPEETAEARLTGPARRAARRLITLLRRAADTFDKQDQETVSTPTVGPGLRRPPLFRLVPTAWQAVRRQLQPRSAVFQHAVRLAGVVTVAYLTAKLLGLHHGYWAPMTAAMVMRPDFAQTYSRGFARLAGTVVGVALSTAVVQALHPGQWLSVALAVVCIGGAYLTLRTGYALMTACVSSYVVFLLGIQLGEPYRTAVDRVGLTLVGGVVALLAYALFPTWQTARLAERLAEWLAAAGRYAGAVLGVFGEPARRGSGEVRKALLDSREARSELLQAIERADAEPVRHSAHSPELSRKQIDRARAAVGLLGRSVVLLEAHLPEADAAPVPGAAEFAEELRYATAIAAAALLVGQEVDFEGLRKAHRQWEEQLAAAGAEGDAVRVARAGGRLVMQAVGDLEKAVRRRGPVPSGA; the protein is encoded by the coding sequence ATGTCCTGGTCTGCGGCTCTGGGTGCCACCGTGAAGGCCGGGCTGCACCTGGACCGGCGGCTGACCAGCCCCAAGCGGGCGCTGCGCGGGGCGGTGGCGGTGGCCGTGGTGGTCTTCCCCGCGCTCGCGCTGGCCGGGCCGGCCGCCGCCACCTCGGCGGCGATGGGCGCGTTCATCGCCGGCACCGCCACCTTCCAGCGCAGCTTCCGGCCGCGAGTCTCGCTGGCCGTGGCGGCCGGGATCGGACTGGGCGTCAGCACCTTCCTCGGCTACCTGGCGGTCGGGGTGCCCGGGGCCTTCCCGGTGCTGCTCGCGGTCTGGGCCTTCGGCGCCGGGATGGCCTGGTCGATCGGGCCGAGCAGCGGGGTGGTGGCCGCCAACACGCTCTCGGTGATGCTGGTCGTGGTCCAACTGCCCGTCAGCGTGCCGACGGCCCTGGGCCACGGGCTGCTCTGCGCGCTGGGCGGCGCCGTGCAGGCGTTGGTGGTGACGGTCTGGCCGATGGACAGCTGGCGGGCGCAGCGCGACGCGCTCGCCGACACCTACGCCTCGCTGGCCGACTACGCCCGGCGGCTGCGGCAGGACCCCACCGCGCACGTGGACCCCGAGCCGTTCATCCTGGCCCGGCAGGCGGCCACCCTGACGCCCTGGCAGGCCCGGCACCGCCCGCCCGAACTGGCCGGGCTGCGCGGCATCGCCGAACGCGTCCGCCCTGCGCTCGCCGCCCTGGCCGACCCCAAGGTCGGCGCCCCCGAGGAGGGCCCGCAGCGCGACCGGGCGCGGGAGGTGCTGGCCGCCTCGGCCGAGGCGCTGGACTCGCTGGCCCGGGCGATCCGGCACGCCGAGCCGCTGCGCGCCACCCGCTCGGCCCCGGCGCTGACCCTGCTGGCCCCCGAGGAGACCGCCGAGGCCCGGCTCACCGGCCCGGCCCGGCGGGCCGCCCGGCGGTTGATCACCCTGCTGCGCAGGGCCGCCGACACCTTCGACAAGCAGGACCAGGAGACCGTCTCCACCCCCACCGTCGGCCCCGGCCTGCGCCGCCCGCCGCTGTTCCGGCTGGTGCCCACCGCCTGGCAGGCCGTCCGCCGCCAGCTCCAGCCGCGCTCGGCCGTCTTCCAGCACGCCGTCCGGCTGGCCGGGGTGGTGACGGTGGCCTACCTGACGGCCAAACTGCTCGGCCTGCACCACGGCTACTGGGCGCCGATGACCGCCGCGATGGTGATGCGGCCCGACTTCGCCCAGACCTACAGCCGGGGCTTCGCCCGGCTGGCCGGCACGGTGGTCGGGGTGGCGCTCAGCACGGCGGTGGTGCAGGCCCTGCACCCCGGGCAGTGGCTCTCGGTGGCGCTGGCCGTGGTCTGCATCGGCGGGGCCTACCTGACGCTGCGCACCGGGTACGCGCTGATGACGGCCTGCGTCTCCTCCTACGTCGTCTTCCTGCTCGGCATCCAGCTGGGCGAGCCGTACCGGACGGCGGTGGACCGGGTCGGGCTGACCCTGGTGGGCGGGGTGGTCGCGCTGCTCGCGTACGCGCTCTTCCCCACCTGGCAGACGGCCCGGCTGGCCGAGCGGCTGGCGGAGTGGCTGGCCGCCGCCGGGCGGTACGCGGGGGCGGTGCTCGGGGTCTTCGGCGAGCCGGCCCGGCGCGGGAGCGGGGAGGTGCGCAAGGCCCTGCTCGATTCGCGGGAGGCCCGCTCGGAGCTGCTCCAGGCGATCGAGCGGGCGGACGCCGAGCCGGTGCGGCACTCGGCGCACTCCCCCGAGCTCTCCCGCAAGCAGATCGACCGGGCCCGGGCGGCGGTCGGGCTGCTCGGGCGCAGCGTGGTGCTGCTCGAGGCGCACCTGCCGGAGGCGGACGCGGCGCCGGTGCCGGGGGCGGCGGAGTTCGCGGAGGAGCTGCGGTACGCCACGGCGATCGCGGCGGCGGCGCTGCTGGTGGGTCAGGAGGTGGACTTCGAGGGCCTGCGCAAGGCCCACCGGCAGTGGGAGGAGCAGCTGGCGGCGGCCGGGGCGGAGGGGGACGCGGTGCGGGTGGCCCGGGCGGGCGGCCGGCTGGTGATGCAGGCGGTGGGCGACCTGGAGAAGGCGGTGCGGCGGCGGGGGCCCGTACCCTCGGGGGCGTGA
- a CDS encoding TrmH family RNA methyltransferase has translation MSSEGVPQVGEQYDEDPDREIGVGPYPGPWPEGEQYDPELLAGGDRRNVVDQYRYWRHEAIVADLDTRRHGFHVAVENWQHDFNIGSVVRTANAFLAQEVHIVGRRRWNRRGAMVTDRYQHVRHHSDVESLAAYAAGLGIPVIGIDNLPGAVPLETFELPERCVLLFGQEGPGLTEAAWAHSSAVCSIAQYGSTRSINAGAAAAIAMHSWIRVHGR, from the coding sequence GTGAGCAGCGAAGGCGTGCCCCAGGTGGGGGAGCAGTACGACGAGGATCCGGACCGCGAGATCGGGGTGGGGCCCTACCCCGGGCCGTGGCCGGAGGGGGAGCAGTACGACCCGGAGCTGCTGGCCGGCGGCGACCGGCGCAACGTGGTGGACCAGTACCGGTACTGGCGGCACGAGGCGATCGTGGCGGACCTGGACACCCGGCGGCACGGGTTCCACGTGGCCGTGGAGAACTGGCAGCACGACTTCAACATCGGGTCGGTGGTGCGGACGGCCAACGCCTTCCTGGCCCAGGAGGTGCACATCGTCGGGCGCCGGCGGTGGAACCGGCGCGGGGCGATGGTGACGGACCGGTACCAGCACGTGCGGCACCACTCGGACGTGGAGTCGCTGGCGGCGTACGCGGCGGGCCTGGGCATCCCGGTGATCGGGATCGACAACCTGCCGGGGGCGGTGCCGCTGGAGACCTTCGAGCTGCCGGAGCGGTGCGTGCTGCTGTTCGGGCAGGAGGGGCCGGGGCTGACGGAGGCGGCTTGGGCGCACTCGTCGGCGGTGTGTTCCATCGCGCAGTACGGGTCGACGAGGTCGATCAATGCGGGGGCGGCGGCGGCCATTGCGATGCACTCGTGGATTCGGGTGCACGGCAGATAG
- a CDS encoding peptidoglycan-binding protein: MEFTEIAPDASCGCGDCAARRSPRPRPTPHRARRAAVLMAAVSTVLGAAATAGAAPRAGGTSSPADTDTPQGEVSPLFGGRTLTPHTRGAAAATTRGEIMARAQRWVDQQVPYSMSSYWSDGYRQDCSGYVSMAWGLGSSQTTWTLPDFADRIAPADLQPGDILVYNNSDNPQGGSHTVLFGGWQDSAHTRYLAYEQTRPTTRRRATPYAYWSHADSYVPYRYRGLAAGTADLFPGTDAFGPGRTNDYVKRLGEMLVQRGAARFYGEGPDPSWGEADRRATEAFQRAQGWQGSEADGYPGKDTWNLLVTGHGHDIPPTPAPPPPASAAPPFPGTAAFGPGQSNDSVKQLGEQLVRKGFGRHYTEGPGPTWSESDRLNVADFQHSLGWQGTEADGYPGPDTWRKLFT; this comes from the coding sequence ATGGAGTTCACCGAGATAGCCCCGGACGCGAGCTGCGGCTGCGGCGACTGCGCCGCCCGCCGCAGCCCGCGGCCCCGCCCCACCCCCCACCGGGCGCGCCGCGCCGCCGTCCTGATGGCCGCCGTCTCCACCGTGCTCGGCGCCGCCGCCACCGCCGGCGCCGCCCCCAGGGCCGGCGGCACCAGCAGCCCCGCCGACACCGACACCCCCCAGGGAGAGGTCAGCCCGCTCTTCGGCGGCCGCACCCTCACCCCGCACACCCGCGGCGCAGCCGCCGCCACCACCCGCGGCGAGATCATGGCCCGGGCCCAGCGCTGGGTCGACCAGCAGGTGCCGTACAGCATGAGCAGCTACTGGAGCGACGGCTACCGCCAGGACTGCTCGGGCTACGTCTCGATGGCCTGGGGCCTCGGCTCGAGCCAGACCACCTGGACCCTGCCCGACTTCGCCGACCGAATAGCGCCCGCCGACCTCCAGCCCGGCGACATCCTGGTCTACAACAACAGCGACAACCCGCAGGGCGGCTCGCACACCGTCCTCTTCGGCGGCTGGCAGGACTCCGCCCACACCCGCTACCTCGCCTACGAGCAGACCCGCCCGACCACCCGCCGCCGCGCCACCCCGTACGCCTACTGGAGCCACGCCGACTCCTACGTCCCCTACCGCTACCGCGGCCTGGCCGCCGGCACCGCCGACCTCTTCCCCGGCACCGACGCCTTCGGCCCCGGTCGCACCAACGACTACGTCAAGCGGCTCGGCGAGATGCTGGTCCAGCGCGGCGCCGCCCGCTTCTACGGCGAGGGCCCCGACCCCAGCTGGGGCGAGGCCGACCGCCGCGCCACCGAGGCCTTCCAACGCGCCCAGGGCTGGCAGGGCAGCGAGGCCGACGGCTACCCCGGCAAGGACACCTGGAACCTCCTGGTCACCGGCCACGGCCACGACATCCCCCCGACCCCGGCACCCCCGCCGCCCGCCTCGGCAGCCCCGCCCTTCCCCGGCACGGCCGCCTTCGGCCCCGGCCAGTCCAACGACTCCGTCAAGCAGCTCGGCGAGCAACTCGTCCGCAAGGGCTTCGGCCGCCACTACACGGAAGGCCCCGGCCCCACCTGGTCCGAAAGCGACCGCCTCAACGTCGCCGACTTCCAACACTCCCTCGGCTGGCAGGGCACCGAAGCCGACGGCTACCCCGGCCCGGACACGTGGAGAAAACTGTTCACGTGA
- a CDS encoding SAM-dependent methyltransferase: MTEIVLDPIATVHRSDRTEVDDRFEWGGVAAVIRLDESRFTPDAVSGLTDFSHLEVVFHFDRVPLAKIETGHRHPRNNPDLPLVGIFAQRGKNRPNRIGVSRCRLVKTDGLDIHVLGLDAVEGTPVLDIKPYMAEFAPLGETRQPAWATELMRDYY, from the coding sequence ATGACCGAGATCGTTCTGGACCCCATAGCCACCGTCCACCGCAGCGACCGCACCGAGGTCGACGACCGCTTCGAGTGGGGCGGGGTCGCCGCCGTGATCCGGCTGGACGAGTCCCGCTTCACCCCGGACGCCGTCTCCGGCCTGACCGACTTCTCCCACCTCGAAGTGGTCTTCCACTTCGACCGGGTGCCGCTGGCGAAGATCGAGACCGGCCACCGCCACCCGCGCAACAACCCCGACCTCCCGCTGGTCGGCATCTTCGCCCAGCGCGGCAAGAACCGCCCCAACCGGATCGGCGTCTCGCGCTGCCGCCTGGTCAAGACGGACGGCCTGGACATCCACGTGCTCGGCCTGGACGCCGTCGAGGGCACGCCCGTCCTGGACATCAAGCCGTACATGGCCGAGTTCGCGCCCCTCGGCGAGACCCGTCAGCCGGCCTGGGCCACCGAACTGATGCGCGACTACTACTGA
- a CDS encoding pyridoxamine 5'-phosphate oxidase family protein: MPTATQAAKAIRTTIPAVAARFLTERRTLVLAAPDPTGRLWITQLSGPAGFLQAPDDHTLTVAARPATVDPLAGGLTGPTEVGTIALDSAGRRRMRVNGLATPTADGGLTITTEQVFANCPKYIQRRTPLDVERPQTPCLVSDTPELTTAQRLFTTTADTFFVATADPLGKADASHRGGLPGFLTSPAPNLLRWPEYPGNQLFMTLGNLELNPAAALLLPDWETGSALHLSGTARTDREGVEFTVERAVEIAHATPLTWTAPEYSPANPPTARY; the protein is encoded by the coding sequence ATGCCAACAGCAACCCAAGCCGCCAAGGCCATCCGCACCACCATCCCCGCCGTAGCAGCCCGCTTCCTCACCGAACGCCGCACGCTCGTCCTCGCCGCCCCCGACCCCACCGGTCGGCTCTGGATCACCCAGCTCTCCGGCCCGGCGGGCTTCCTGCAGGCGCCCGACGACCACACCCTCACCGTCGCGGCCCGCCCCGCCACCGTGGACCCGCTCGCGGGCGGCCTCACCGGGCCCACCGAGGTCGGCACCATCGCCCTCGACTCGGCCGGCCGCCGCCGGATGCGGGTCAACGGCCTCGCCACTCCCACCGCCGACGGCGGCCTGACCATCACCACCGAGCAGGTCTTCGCCAACTGCCCCAAGTACATCCAGCGCCGCACCCCGCTCGACGTCGAGCGCCCGCAGACCCCCTGCCTGGTCAGCGACACCCCGGAGCTGACCACGGCCCAGCGGCTGTTCACCACCACCGCCGACACCTTCTTCGTGGCCACCGCCGACCCCCTGGGCAAGGCCGACGCCTCCCACCGGGGCGGCCTGCCGGGCTTCCTGACCTCGCCCGCCCCGAACCTCCTGCGCTGGCCCGAGTACCCGGGCAACCAGCTCTTCATGACGCTCGGCAACCTCGAACTCAACCCGGCCGCCGCCCTGCTCCTCCCCGACTGGGAGACCGGCTCCGCCCTCCACCTCTCCGGCACCGCCCGCACCGACCGCGAGGGCGTCGAGTTCACCGTCGAACGCGCCGTCGAGATCGCCCACGCGACCCCCCTCACCTGGACCGCCCCGGAATACTCCCCCGCCAACCCGCCGACGGCCCGATACTGA
- a CDS encoding VOC family protein produces the protein MSSLQTGHIGINVTDLARSTAFYEQALGLETTYKAEDHAFLGTGDRTLVTLWQQSTDTFATDRPGLHHLSFQLDTLAEVLATEATLKSLGTHFTHEGVVPHHEGSASGGIFFTDPDGTRLEIYTAQAMTEAVAAPSEAPTCGFF, from the coding sequence ATGTCCTCCCTGCAGACCGGCCACATCGGGATCAACGTCACCGACCTCGCCCGCTCCACCGCCTTCTACGAGCAAGCCCTCGGCCTGGAGACCACCTACAAGGCCGAGGACCACGCCTTCCTCGGCACCGGTGACCGCACCCTGGTGACCCTCTGGCAGCAGTCCACCGACACCTTCGCCACCGACCGCCCGGGCCTGCACCACCTCTCCTTCCAGCTCGACACCCTCGCCGAGGTCCTCGCCACCGAAGCCACCCTCAAGTCCCTCGGCACCCACTTCACCCACGAGGGCGTCGTCCCCCACCACGAGGGCTCCGCCTCCGGCGGGATCTTCTTCACCGACCCCGACGGCACCCGCCTGGAGATCTACACCGCCCAGGCGATGACGGAAGCCGTGGCGGCCCCGTCAGAGGCCCCGACCTGCGGCTTCTTCTGA
- a CDS encoding protease pro-enzyme activation domain-containing protein, which yields MSLGATVATAAPTPNASVSRVALPNTVTPAVAHSAKKATLPSNTQISVAISLKLRNTDALDAFLKAVSTKGNPLFGQYLTPAQFNARFGPTQADVDQVKTYLAGQGLAVDSVSANRQVVNARGTAAQISKAFGTQESSYFDASKNRSFFANEGAATVPAALADVVSGIAGLNNYTVRTTRVAKPNTVTPHATPSGFGPSQYDGAYNLNKVGTDGTGVKVALWEFDGYKSTNLKTYDTQYGLTGPTVTTVSVDGANYDSAPGQGQGEVELDSEIVRGVAPKATQLVYEAPNSDQGEIDMAAKIVSDNQVSVVSISWGSCEPDTTAASMTAVNNSFKQAAAQGISIFSASGDDGSRDCTRSTSGSTVKAVDFPASSPYNTGVGGTNLKVSGTTYSSESAWSTAGGGVSTQFAKPSWQTGTGVSGTMRTVPDVSSNADPNSGFAIYTQGSTSAGWQVYGGTSAAAPLWSGYAALYNQKAAAAGKAVLGEANPKLYSIANSSSYGTTFHDVTSGANQDFSTKTGYDQVTGWGTPVADALATALINSGGTPTGNTVTVTNPGTQNGTVGTAVSLQVSGSDSASGQTLSYSATGLPAGLSISASGLITGTPTTATSGTVTVTATDTTGATGSTSFTWTVTGGSTGCTPAQLLGNAGFETGTAAPWTTTSGVVDNSSSQAAHSGSWKAWMNGYGSAHTDTVSQTVTIPAGCKASFSFWLHIDTAETGTTAYDKLTVSVNGTTLKTYSNVDAATGYTQRTFDLSAYAGQSVTIKFNGVEDSSLQTSFVIDDTALNVS from the coding sequence GTGTCCCTGGGTGCCACCGTCGCGACCGCCGCGCCGACCCCGAACGCCTCCGTCTCCCGGGTGGCGCTCCCCAACACCGTGACCCCGGCCGTCGCCCACTCGGCGAAGAAGGCCACCCTGCCCAGCAACACGCAGATCTCGGTCGCGATCAGCCTCAAGCTGCGCAACACGGACGCGCTGGACGCCTTCCTCAAGGCCGTCTCCACCAAGGGCAACCCGCTCTTCGGCCAGTACCTGACCCCGGCCCAGTTCAACGCCCGCTTCGGCCCCACCCAGGCGGACGTGGACCAGGTCAAGACCTACCTGGCCGGCCAGGGCCTGGCCGTCGACTCGGTCAGCGCCAACCGCCAGGTGGTGAACGCCCGCGGCACCGCCGCGCAGATCTCCAAGGCCTTCGGGACCCAGGAGAGCAGCTACTTCGACGCCTCGAAGAACCGTTCCTTCTTCGCCAACGAGGGCGCGGCCACCGTCCCGGCCGCCCTCGCGGACGTCGTCTCCGGCATAGCCGGCCTGAACAACTACACCGTGCGCACCACCCGCGTGGCGAAGCCGAACACGGTCACCCCGCACGCCACCCCGAGCGGCTTCGGCCCGAGCCAGTACGACGGCGCCTACAACCTGAACAAGGTCGGCACCGACGGCACCGGCGTCAAGGTCGCGCTCTGGGAGTTCGACGGCTACAAGTCGACCAACCTGAAGACCTACGACACCCAGTACGGCCTGACCGGCCCGACGGTCACCACCGTCTCGGTGGACGGCGCCAACTACGACTCCGCCCCCGGCCAGGGCCAGGGCGAGGTCGAGCTGGACTCCGAGATCGTGCGCGGCGTGGCCCCCAAGGCCACCCAGCTGGTCTACGAGGCCCCGAACAGCGACCAGGGCGAGATCGACATGGCCGCCAAGATCGTCTCGGACAACCAGGTCTCGGTCGTCTCCATCTCCTGGGGCTCCTGCGAGCCGGACACCACCGCCGCCTCGATGACGGCCGTGAACAACTCCTTCAAGCAGGCCGCCGCCCAGGGCATCTCGATCTTCTCGGCCTCGGGTGACGACGGCTCGCGCGACTGCACCCGCTCCACCAGCGGCTCCACGGTCAAGGCCGTCGACTTCCCGGCCTCCAGCCCGTACAACACCGGCGTCGGCGGCACCAACCTCAAGGTCTCCGGCACCACGTACTCCTCCGAGAGCGCCTGGTCCACCGCGGGCGGCGGCGTCTCGACCCAGTTCGCCAAGCCCTCCTGGCAGACCGGCACCGGCGTCTCCGGCACCATGCGCACCGTGCCCGACGTCTCCTCCAACGCCGACCCGAACAGCGGCTTCGCGATCTACACCCAGGGCTCGACCAGCGCCGGCTGGCAGGTCTACGGTGGCACCTCCGCCGCCGCCCCGCTCTGGTCCGGCTACGCCGCGCTCTACAACCAGAAGGCCGCCGCCGCGGGCAAGGCCGTCCTGGGCGAGGCCAACCCGAAGCTCTACTCGATCGCCAACAGCAGCAGCTACGGCACCACGTTTCACGACGTGACCTCGGGCGCCAACCAGGACTTCTCCACCAAGACCGGCTACGACCAGGTCACCGGCTGGGGCACCCCGGTCGCCGACGCGCTGGCCACCGCCCTGATCAACAGCGGCGGCACCCCGACCGGCAACACCGTCACGGTGACCAACCCGGGCACCCAGAACGGCACCGTCGGCACCGCCGTCAGCCTGCAGGTCAGCGGCTCCGACTCGGCCTCCGGCCAGACCCTGAGCTACTCGGCCACCGGCCTCCCGGCCGGCCTGTCGATCTCCGCCTCGGGCCTGATCACCGGCACCCCGACCACCGCCACCTCCGGCACCGTCACGGTCACCGCCACCGACACCACCGGCGCGACCGGCTCGACCTCCTTCACCTGGACGGTCACCGGCGGCTCCACCGGCTGCACCCCGGCCCAGCTGCTCGGCAACGCCGGCTTCGAGACCGGCACCGCCGCCCCGTGGACCACCACCTCCGGCGTGGTCGACAACAGCTCCTCCCAGGCCGCCCACAGCGGCTCCTGGAAGGCCTGGATGAACGGTTACGGCTCGGCCCACACCGACACCGTCTCGCAGACCGTCACCATCCCGGCCGGCTGCAAGGCCAGCTTCAGCTTCTGGCTGCACATCGACACCGCCGAGACCGGCACCACCGCGTACGACAAGCTCACCGTCTCGGTGAACGGCACCACGCTGAAGACCTACTCCAACGTGGACGCGGCCACCGGCTACACCCAGCGCACCTTCGACCTCTCGGCCTACGCCGGCCAGAGCGTCACCATCAAGTTCAACGGTGTGGAGGACTCCTCGCTCCAGACCAGCTTCGTGATCGACGACACCGCGCTCAACGTCTCCTGA
- a CDS encoding CGNR zinc finger domain-containing protein, which yields MADPRDPRPLIGEPLALDLLNTRWHSAGEQDLLADLDGYGVWLSSAGLADRCPVDEAGLAAARQARAALAEAVGGGGAGELNAVLARGRVRRSLGPDGPQESVETDGPEWLAGWLAADDYLALLRQGAQRIRQCAGAGCVLHFFDTSQNGRRRWCSMAACGNRAKAARHYEKVSGGGPEAKG from the coding sequence ATGGCCGACCCACGTGACCCGCGCCCCCTCATCGGTGAACCGCTCGCCCTCGATCTGTTGAACACCCGGTGGCACTCGGCCGGTGAGCAGGACCTTCTCGCCGATCTCGACGGGTACGGGGTGTGGCTCTCCTCGGCCGGTCTGGCCGACCGCTGCCCCGTGGACGAGGCCGGTCTGGCCGCCGCCCGACAGGCCCGTGCGGCCCTCGCGGAGGCCGTCGGGGGCGGCGGGGCGGGCGAGTTGAACGCGGTGCTGGCGCGCGGGCGGGTACGGCGCTCGCTCGGGCCGGACGGGCCGCAGGAGTCGGTGGAGACCGACGGCCCCGAGTGGCTGGCCGGCTGGCTGGCCGCCGACGACTACCTCGCGCTGCTGCGGCAGGGCGCGCAGCGGATCCGGCAGTGCGCCGGCGCCGGCTGCGTGCTGCATTTCTTCGACACCTCGCAGAACGGGCGTCGGCGGTGGTGCTCGATGGCCGCCTGCGGAAATCGCGCGAAAGCGGCGCGGCATTACGAGAAGGTCAGCGGGGGCGGGCCGGAGGCGAAGGGCTGA